The genome window TTGAATGTTTTGCGTTTTACGCCTATTACCCTACGAAATTGTTCATCAGATATTTTTTTTAAATGGTCTATTTTCATGACTATTCCTTTTTAAGATTAGTCATTTAATATACCTATTTTTTAGAGAATCGAAAGAGGTCTAATGTAGGTTTTTTTAAGGTATAGTACCATGAGTTGGAATAACTATATGCCCATTGTAGTGGCGTTGATCGTTATATGTCCAATAATCATTTGTATTGAAAGAAATAAGAAAATGAATAATCACAAAGAACAAAAATCAGGCCATTTTATTTAACTGAGCAGAAAACCCTGGCTTTTTAAAGCCGGGGATGAATGCGAGTCATATTGGAGGCGATGGAGCAATGGGCGAAAGCAGCATTGCGAAGAGCCGGATCTTTGGGCATACTAAAAAACATGAGCAAATATTGGCACGAGTCTCAAACAAAGCATAGGCTTATGTATCATTTAGTATGGATTCCAAAGTATAGAAAAAGAGTATTAAAGGGAAAAGTAGCAGAAAGAATAAAAGATCTGTTGCATGAATGTGCAGATTTACAAAGATGGAAAATAGAAGAGTTAAACATTCAGCCGGATCATGTTCATATGTTAGTTCAAATGAATCCAAATGTGAGTGTGAGTCGTATGGTTCAATTGTTCAAGGGAATGACAAGTAAAATTGTACGGGAAGAATTTCCAGAAATGAAAGAATTTTTGTGGGGTAAAAGTTTTTGGTCAGACGGATACTTTGCAGAAACAAGCGGCCAGGTTAATGAAGATCGTATACGAGAATATATCCAAAATCAGTAAAATTAAAAACCTACAAGGCAAAGCGGGGGCTTTTAAGCCCCCTGTTTTTTACTTTTTCTGTTGAAAAATTGTTTGACAGTTTGTTTTGCGGCGCAATAAAAAAGATAACTTTCCAAATTTTCTACGAGTGGGTGTTCGTCATCAAGTTGTTTAATTATATCGACGTAAATTTGAGCTTGGTTATAATCGCCCAATTCACCAAAATATTTTGTACATACCTGGCAAAATGCTAGCAACTCTGAAACATGAAATA of Candidatus Babeliales bacterium contains these proteins:
- the tnpA gene encoding IS200/IS605 family transposase; its protein translation is MRVILEAMEQWAKAALRRAGSLGILKNMSKYWHESQTKHRLMYHLVWIPKYRKRVLKGKVAERIKDLLHECADLQRWKIEELNIQPDHVHMLVQMNPNVSVSRMVQLFKGMTSKIVREEFPEMKEFLWGKSFWSDGYFAETSGQVNEDRIREYIQNQ